Genomic window (Saccharothrix australiensis):
GACGTGGACGACCACTACCGGGGGTTGCTGGAGTGGCTGCGGGAGCTGCACGGGCGGGGGTTCGTGTCGCGGTTCGCGTTGGATTCGCTGGTGGTGACGGGTGACGTGCGGACGGCGTTGGACGCTTGTGCCGGGGGGTAGTCGGGTGCGGTGCGTCGGCTGCTCGCGCGTCGGCGCGGAGCGGGATTTGGGTCAAAGCTTGAAAAGCGCCCTCGCCGGACGGGCCGGCCACCGAGGATGACACGCTCGGGTGAGGTGTGTGCACTGGTGGCGCGTGTGGTCAGGTGAGGCGGGCGCGGTCCAGGCCGCGTGCCGTCGCCAGGCGGGTCGCCTCGTCCTCGAAGCGGTCGAGGTCCAGGGGGGCGAAGGGGGACAGGGTGATGTCCAGGCGGTTGCCCGTCGCCCTGGCTCGCCACGTGCCCAGGACCTCGCCGTCCACCATGATCGCGCCGGGGCGGCCCAGCACGCGCCAGACCTCCTTCCGGCGCCCCTCGTCGGGGACCAGCAGGGCGCGGTCGCGGGCGCTCAGGTACGGGTCCAGTGGTGGTAGGAGGCGGGCCACGTCGGGGCGTGGCGGGTTCTCGAACGCCGTCGCGCGGTCGGCGGGCAGCCACGCCCTCGGCGCGACCTCGACCAGGTCGTCCGGCCACGCCGCCTTGACCTCGCGGACCGGCGCGCCGACGAAGTCGGCCACCTCGGACGGTCCGGCCGGGCCGTGCAGGCGGAGGTAGTCGGCGACCAGGCCGGCGAAGCCGGTGGTGCGGTCCGGTGTCCGGCTGCCCGCGACCGGCACGAACGTCACCGTCCGCGCCGTCGGGTCGAACCGCAGCCCGGCGGGCAGCACGGCGAGCCGGAACACCGGGTCGTGCACGTGGGTCGCGGCGCAGCGCCGGCACCAGCCGGTCACCTCGGGCGGCACCAGCGGCGTGATCGCGGCCGACGCCTCGCCCTTGGTCATCGGCCGGTCCACGACCGCGCGCAGTGCCTCGACCACCTGCCGGAGCACCGCCAGCCCGGCGGTGACCGGCGGGCGGTTCATCCGGGTGACGGCGTCGGCGTCGCTCAGCGGCCACAGCGCCGCCGCCAGGCCGGGCAGCGCGCCGGGGCGGTGCCAGTGCGGCGCGCCGCGCACGGACCAGGTGAGCACGGAATCCGCCAGGTCGGGTGTTTCCAGCCGCGCCGCGAGGGCGGGCAGCGCGGACCGCTCCGAGTCCTGCACGCCCAGGTCGAACACGCGCAGCGCGGACGGCCCGGTGGCGGTCCGGTCGAACTGGTGGGCCGCGACCCGGTAGGCGATGACCCGCTCGCGGTCAGTCAACGCGGTAGTCCAGGGTGATCAGCTCGTGCTCCAGCTTGACGGTGCCGGTGATGCCGACCAGCTCACCGGTGCCCGAGCCGGGGACGATCGCGCCGTAGTAGGCCGGACCGGCGGGCGACATGGTGGCGCCGTGCTGGAACACGAACGTGCCCGTCCGGCCGTCCAGCGTGCCCCGGAACTCCTCGACGGCCACGTACCCGGCCGAACCCTCGTCCGGCC
Coding sequences:
- a CDS encoding DNA glycosylase AlkZ-like family protein is translated as MTDRERVIAYRVAAHQFDRTATGPSALRVFDLGVQDSERSALPALAARLETPDLADSVLTWSVRGAPHWHRPGALPGLAAALWPLSDADAVTRMNRPPVTAGLAVLRQVVEALRAVVDRPMTKGEASAAITPLVPPEVTGWCRRCAATHVHDPVFRLAVLPAGLRFDPTARTVTFVPVAGSRTPDRTTGFAGLVADYLRLHGPAGPSEVADFVGAPVREVKAAWPDDLVEVAPRAWLPADRATAFENPPRPDVARLLPPLDPYLSARDRALLVPDEGRRKEVWRVLGRPGAIMVDGEVLGTWRARATGNRLDITLSPFAPLDLDRFEDEATRLATARGLDRARLT
- a CDS encoding DUF3224 domain-containing protein; amino-acid sequence: MESQSPFTITDWDEQPADEAVSRIGRVRVDKSYTGALAGTSTAELLTCRPDEGSAGYVAVEEFRGTLDGRTGTFVFQHGATMSPAGPAYYGAIVPGSGTGELVGITGTVKLEHELITLDYRVD